The following coding sequences lie in one Methylotuvimicrobium alcaliphilum 20Z genomic window:
- the bamC gene encoding outer membrane protein assembly factor BamC, protein MKRIFAALLCLIILPFLAGSGCSTIKSWFPDKEKDYQFRTEIPELVLPKELAIQKVERPARIPRVDLRHVDTTQVVDDIDKVTQVERVATADAVVLRINEPVGKSWRIVGKALARQSIEIVARDRSLATYIVQYDPEEQKVTDDSFWDEILFVFGLYGSNEKEYRIRLIEYEQFTDVMVRDETNKAVSSGDGLTLLQTIQQAIEDDLAGQ, encoded by the coding sequence TCTACCCTTTCTGGCGGGTAGCGGTTGTAGCACGATCAAAAGCTGGTTTCCCGATAAAGAAAAAGATTACCAATTTAGAACCGAAATACCGGAATTGGTGTTGCCTAAGGAATTGGCTATTCAAAAAGTTGAAAGACCTGCAAGAATTCCGAGGGTCGATCTAAGGCATGTCGATACCACTCAAGTGGTCGATGACATCGACAAGGTCACCCAAGTCGAGCGGGTCGCCACTGCCGATGCGGTCGTGCTAAGGATTAATGAACCCGTCGGTAAGTCCTGGCGTATCGTCGGCAAAGCTTTGGCAAGACAGTCAATTGAAATCGTTGCGCGTGACAGATCGCTGGCAACCTATATCGTGCAGTACGATCCTGAAGAACAGAAAGTGACTGACGATTCCTTTTGGGATGAGATTCTGTTCGTTTTCGGTCTGTACGGGTCCAACGAGAAAGAGTACCGCATCAGACTAATCGAGTACGAACAATTTACCGATGTCATGGTGAGGGATGAGACCAATAAAGCCGTATCAAGCGGTGATGGCCTGACTTTGTTGCAGACTATTCAACAAGCGATTGAAGACGATTTAGCAGGTCAATAG